The Panacibacter microcysteis genome segment AGAAAATAAAACTCAAAATTCCAATTGAATTCAAAAGATTTTTTATGACAGCATATGGTTATGAAAGATACTTTCAATTACCAACAATGACACTTGCAACCGCATGGTACGAAAACCCGTTTGCCGAATTAAATGACTTACTTTTTGAACAAGGACTATCCAAGAAAATGTTGGAACAGAAATTAATTCCTATTGCATTTTATCAGGACAACTTCTATGTTTGTCTTGACCTTAGACAACCTGAAAATGAAATAGATACTCCAATAACATATTTTGACTTAAATGCAGGAATGCAGAATCAACAACCATTATTAGAGGAACATGTTTTCCCGTCATTCAAAAATTTTATAGAGCATTTGACTAATTGTATTTTGACAAGAACTTACTGATGATAACGGCAGCCAACAAAAGGTTTTGTGCAATTGGGGCATGACGTTGCAGCAATCATCGGCAGTGCATATCCAGGCTTTATATTCGGCGGACGGAATTCTGTTGGGCAGTAGTTCTAAACTTCGGCTTTTAGTTATAAATTTAGCTTCGGTTCCGGGCGGACAGTTGGTCAATTCCCCAACTGCACAAAGCCTCGAACGTTGTGCGTCACTTTAAACAGACCTTACAATTATAACTATGAGTTGGAAAATTTATCTAATCATCATTAACAATGCGGCCAACATCAATACAGCAGACATTCCACAAAAAATTGGACTTGACAATGTTAAGCCGACAAAGGAAATTTCAATTCACGAAGCTCAATATGCTAAAGGAACATCTATTGGCAAGTATGGCGAC includes the following:
- a CDS encoding SMI1/KNR4 family protein, translated to MDTYDNFFKAYYDDCKDSLLKFYEGSLKVTADNYYDLVLQKTKIKLSDFDNIEKKIKLKIPIEFKRFFMTAYGYERYFQLPTMTLATAWYENPFAELNDLLFEQGLSKKMLEQKLIPIAFYQDNFYVCLDLRQPENEIDTPITYFDLNAGMQNQQPLLEEHVFPSFKNFIEHLTNCILTRTY